In Aureibaculum algae, the following are encoded in one genomic region:
- a CDS encoding nucleoside deaminase has product MIDPFDDTYFMKRAFQEAEAAFEKNEVPIGAVIVIKNQIIARAHNLTETLNDVTAHAEMQAFTAAADYLGGKYLKDCTLYVTLEPCQMCAGASYWTQIGKIVYGAKDEQRGFEHYKTQLHPKTKVIGGVLEAECSELIKRFFIEKRNLN; this is encoded by the coding sequence ATGATCGACCCTTTTGACGATACTTATTTTATGAAACGAGCTTTTCAAGAAGCGGAGGCTGCATTTGAAAAAAATGAAGTCCCAATTGGAGCGGTCATTGTCATAAAAAATCAAATTATTGCTAGAGCACATAACTTAACAGAAACCTTAAACGACGTTACGGCACATGCCGAAATGCAAGCCTTCACTGCTGCTGCCGATTACTTAGGAGGAAAGTATTTGAAAGATTGTACGCTTTATGTTACCCTAGAACCTTGCCAAATGTGTGCGGGTGCAAGTTATTGGACTCAAATTGGTAAAATTGTATATGGTGCTAAAGATGAGCAACGGGGTTTTGAACATTATAAAACGCAATTACATCCTAAAACTAAGGTTATTGGAGGTGTACTAGAAGCTGAGTGTAGTGAACTGATTAAACGTTTTTTCATTGAAAAAAGAAATTTGAATTGA